From the Apus apus isolate bApuApu2 chromosome 4, bApuApu2.pri.cur, whole genome shotgun sequence genome, one window contains:
- the CSGALNACT1 gene encoding chondroitin sulfate N-acetylgalactosaminyltransferase 1, which produces MMLRRGFILFLPRLVGLLVVACCLVSIFYMLACTPKGDNQQLALPRVHSPTAKEGYEAILQEREEQHRNYIISLKKQIAQLKAELQGRSEQLKNVQDQYSDPSDARLDHSNPEKAQANLLAFLHSQVDKAEVHSGIKLATEYAAVPFESFTLQKVYQLETGLTRHPEEKPVRKDKRDELIEVIELAVGSLNNPEKDSNAKHRIYTASDFIEGIYRTEKDKGTLYELTFKGDTKHQFKKIVLFRPFGPVMKVKNENINTADTLINVIVPLAKRASKFRQFMQNFREMGIQQDGRIHLTVVYFGKEQMNEVKSILENTSKSANFKNFTFIQLNEEFSRGKGLDIGARFWKGNNVVLFFCDVDIYFTAEFLNSCRLNTQPGKKVFYPVLFSQYNPSIIYGHHDSIPSLEQQLIIKKETGFWRDFGFGMTCQYRSDFINIGGFDLDIKGWGGEDVHLYRKYLHSNLIVIRTPVRGLFHLWHEKQCLDELTPEQYKMCMQSKAMNEASHGQLGMLVFKQEIEAHLHKQKLSSKKT; this is translated from the exons ATGATGCTCCGAAGAGGATTTATTCTATTTCTACCCCGACTTGTAGGCCTGCTAGTGGTGGCCTGTTGCTTGGTGTCTATTTTTTATATGTTGGCTTGCACACCCAAGGGTGACAACCAGCAGCTTGCCTTGCCCAGGGTGCACAGTCCGACTGCAAAGGAGGGATATGAAGCCATTCTGCAAGAACGAGAAGAGCAACACCGCAACTACATCATCAGCTTGAAGAAACAAATTGCCCAGCTGAAGGCTGAGCTCCAGGGCAGGAGCGAACAGCTTAAGAATGTGCAGGACCAGTACTCAGACCCCTCAGACGCTCGGCTTGACCACAGTAACCCAGAGAAGGCCCAGGCTAACCTACTGGCATTCCTCCATTCCCAAGTAGACAAAGCAGAGGTGCACAGCGGCATTAAGCTGGCCACAGAGTATGCAGCAGTGCCCTTTGAGAGCTTTACCCTGCAGAAGGTGTACCAGCTGGAGACAGGGCTGACACGCCACCCAGAAGAGAAACCTGTAAGGAAGGATAAGCGAGATGAGTTGATAGAGGTGATCGAGTTAGCTGTGGGGAGTTTGAACAATCCAGAGAAGGACAGCAATGCAAAACACCGGATATATACAGCCTCTGACTTCATTGAAG GGATCTACCgcacagaaaaagacaaaggcaCATTGTATGAGCTGACTTTCAAAGGAGACACAAAGCATCAGTTCAAGAAGATTGTTTTATTTCGGCCATTTGGTCCTGtaatgaaagtgaaaaatgaaaatatcaatACAGCTGACACCCTTATTAATGTCATTGTGCCACTGGCTAAGAGAGCCAGCAAATTCCGGCAATTCATGCAGAATTTCAG GGAAATGGGCATTCAGCAGGATGGGAGAATTCACCTCACTGTAGTTTACTTTGGAAAAGAACAAATGAATGAAGTCAAATCAATACTTGAAAATACCTCCAA GTCAGCCAACTTCAAGAACTTCACCTTCATCCAGCTGAATGAAGAATTTTCCAGGGGTAAAGGATTAGACATCGGTGCCCGattttggaaaggaaacaaTGTTGTTCTCTTCTTTTGTGATGTGGACATATACTTCACAGCTGAATTCCTGAATTCCTGTAGACTGAACACACAGCCAG GGAAAAAGGTGTTTTATCCTGTTCTCTTCAGCCAGTATAACCCCAGTATAATTTATGGCCACCATGATTCCATCCCATCTTTAGAACAGCAGCTG attattaaaaaagaaactggatTTTGGAGAGACTTTGGTTTTGGGATGACTTGCCAGTACAGATCTGATTTTATCAACATAG GTGGCTTTGATCTGGACATTAAAGGCTGGGGTGGTGAAGATGTACATCTGTACCGCAAATACCTTCACAGCAACCTCATTGTGATCCGAACGCCTGTCAGGGGTCTCTTCCATCTGTGGCATGAAAAGCAATGTCTGGACGAGCTGACGCCAGAGCAGTACAAAATGTGCATGCAGTCCAAGGCCATGAATGAGGCTTCTCATGGACAGCTCGGGATGCTTGTTTTCAAGCAAGAGATTGAGGCACACCTGCACAAACAGAAACTGAGCAGTAAGAAGACGTGA
- the SH2D4A gene encoding SH2 domain-containing protein 4A, which produces MLKQILSDMYIDPDLLAELSEEQKQILFFKMRQEQIRRWEEREAAEDKATAKRPLPRKASRKMVTWKLGADNDVWVWVMGEHPSDKPYEAICEEIQAQRAKQLVREQGKEDRENESSVTWPLHPQPGVLSEKNLQRNKKSTVEEKKEYGRNTAAATTGKNQELTKRETRDVHQMLADCHMRKHGFQQMKEAQRRNSEETTATQDAIPQNHPSLESQRTLQKSDENEPEWQESLRKSRAADEKRRSLAQQARDDYRRLSLQGIHRGKQADISKGATARDRRPLQYPPLPPKPKLLPPAMANGRVIRKEGIRRTISNSTEESIIKWFKDEQFPLRAGYQKTTDRIAPWFHGILTSKKAEELLNKTVPGSFLVRVSEKIKGYVLSYRSEEKCKHFLIDASSDSYSFLGVDQLQHATLADLVDYHKEEPITSLGKELLLYPCGQEDQEPDYICLFE; this is translated from the exons ATGCTGAAACAGATATTATCGGACATGTACATCGATCCTGACCTGCTGGCAGAACTCAGCGAGGAGCAGAAGCAGATCCTCTTTTTCAAGATGAGGCAGGAACAGATAAGACGGTGGGAggaaagagaagctgctgaggaCAAGGCTACAGCAAAGAGGCCACTGCCGAGAAAAG CCAGCAGGAAGATGGTGACTTGGAAGCTTGGTGCTGACAATGATGTCTGGGTCTGGGTGATGGGCGAACATCCTTCAGACAAACCATATGAAGCCATCTGTGAAGAGATCCAGGCACAAAGGGCAAAGCAGTTAGTGAGAGAGCAAGGCAAGGAGGACAG AGAGAATGAATCTTCCGTAACATGGCCTCTGCATCCACAACCAGGAGTCCTGAGTGAGAAGAatcttcaaagaaataaaaaaagcactgtggaggaaaagaaggagtATGGGAGaaacactgctgctgctacaaCAGGGAAAAACCAGGAGCTCACAAAG AGGGAAACCAGAGATGTTCATCAGATGCTGGCAGACTGCCACATGAGGAAGCATGGCTTCCAACAG ATGAAGGAAGCACAGAGGAGAAATTCAGAAGAGACCACAGCCACCCAGGATGCAATACCACAGAACCATCCCAGCTTGGAGAGCCAGAGGACTCTGCAGAAATCAGATGAGAATGAGCCTGAATGGCAGGAATCCT TGCGGAAATCCAGGGCAGCAGATGAGAAAAGACGCTCCCTTGCACAGCAAGCTAGGGATGACTACAGGAGGCTTTCACTGCAGGGCATCCACAGAGGGAAGCAGGCAGATATTTCCAAGGGTGCCACAGCAAGAGATCGGCGACCACTCCAATATCCACCTCTTCCCCCCAAGCCTAAACTTCTACCTCCTGCAATGGCAAATGGGAGAGTGATTAG AAAAGAGGGGATCCGGAGGACAATCTCCAATTCCACTGAAGAAAGCATCATCAAGTGGTTCAAGGATGAGCAATTCCCTCTCCGAGCTGGCTATCAGAAAACCACAGACAGGATAGCTCCTTGGTTCCATG GTATCCTGACCTCTAAGAAAGCAGAGGAGCTTCTGAATAAAACAGTACCGGGGAGTTTTCTGGTCCGGGTCAGTGAGAAAATCAAAGGCTACGTGCTCTCCTATCGATCTGAAGAAAAGTGTAAACACTTCCTCATTGATGCCTCCAGTGATTCTTACAGCTTCCTTGGAGTGGACCAGCTACAACATGCAACGTTGGCTGACCTTGTAGACTACCATAAG GAAGAACCCATTACTTCCTTGGGGAAGGAGCTGTTGCTTTACccatgtggccaagaagaccaagaACCAGATTACATCTGTCTCTTTGAGTGA